The Sulfurihydrogenibium sp. region AAAAACCTGATTTATAAGACAGTTATTGAAACAAAATTTGGGAAAATAAAAGATTTTGATATACATCCAGAAAAAACAACTGTTTACAGTACAACATGTTCTTTTGATAGATTTATAGATATGTTGCTTGACTCAACGCCGGAAGAGGATCTTCCTAATCTTCTTGAAAGGATAGAAGTCTATCTTATAAAAAAACTTCTCGAAAAATACTCAGGCAACAAGTCAAAAGTGGCAGGTCTTTTAGGAATATCCCGAAATACCTTAGAAAATAGGTTAAGAGGGATTTTTTCAAATTAAACGTTTAAAGTGGTCGATTTATTATTCTGTCGCTGATAACTTATCAACCATTACTCTTATCTCTCTCTTATATTTCGCTGATTTTTCATTTCTTCACTTTGTCATAAAGCTTCCATTCCAAATGAATTTTTAAATTTATTCAGACGTTGTTCAATTTTTGAACATAACCCTATAAAAATTTGAACATTCAAAAAAATCTACTGATAAAAATCCTTAATTTTTAAAGGTTTTAAAATTTGGCACAAAGTTTGCACTACATTATAGCGCTAATTAAAACTAAGTAGGAGGTACAGCAATGTTTATGACGAAGATCTCACGAAGGACCTTTATCGGTGGAAGTGCGGCTATGGTTGCACTTTTATCTACGCCAGAGTGGGCATTAGCTCTTATAACCCAGCCATACCCAAGGGTAAAAATAGCCAACATTAAGGACTTAAAGGTAGGAGAGCCGGTAAGCTTTAATTACCCAGATGAACAATCTCCAGCAATTCTTATTAAGCTTGGAGAGAGGGCTGTTGGTGGTGTGGGACCAGAAGGGGACATCGTAGCCTACTCGTCATTATGTACCCATAAGGGCTGTCCTGTTAGCTATTCTAAAAAGAGGTTTGTTTGTGCTTGCCATTACTCAATGTTTGACCCTGCAAAAAATGGGCAAACATTCCAGGGGCATGCATCTGAATGGCTTCCTCAGATAATTTTGCGTTTTGAACCAAGAACTGGAAACATATACGCAGAAGGGGTAGAAGGGCTAATATGGGGAAGAATTAGAAACATTTTAAAATCTAGCAAAATAGGCAAATTATAAAGGAGGTACAAAACATGGCAGTATTTGAAAGAAAGGATAGCATACCAATTCCACCAAAAGATGCACAAAAATTTACATCACCTTGCCAGTACTGCAACGTAGGTTGTGGTTATAACATTTATAGATGGCCTGTGGGCAAGGAAGGTGGGCTAAAGCCAAACGAAAATGCACTGGGTATAGACTTTACTAAACAAGGAGTAGCCCTGCAAAGTCAAGCAATAACCGAAACTATGTATAGCGTAGTAAAAGGAGAAGACGGCAACCTTTACAACGTATTAATAATACCAGCAGAAGACTCGCCCATAAATAGAGGGAACTACTCTATAAGGGGAGGGGCTAATGCAGAGGCGACATATTCACCTACAAAGCCCACAAGAGAAAGAGTGCACCAACCATTAATTAGAGTTGGGGATGAGTTAATGCCAGTTAGCTGGGAAGAGGCAATAGATTTAGTCGCAAGAGTAACCAAAGGTGTCAAGGATAAATATGGTCCAGATTCAGTAGCTATGAAAATACACGACCATGGAGGCTCTGGTGCTGGGTTCGAGGAGAACTGGGCAGTTGGGAAATTCTTCTTCATAGCAGTTGGTACAAAAATGTTATCTATACACAATAGACCGGCCTACAACTCCGAGGTTTGGGGTCAAAGAGAGAGAGGAACTCATGAGCTTAACTATACTTATGAGGATGCAAGACTTGCTGATACCATAGTACTTTGGGGTGCCAACTCTTTTGAAACTGCTTCTGTTTTCTACACAGAACACATGCTTCCAAACCTTCAAGGCGCAACCATTGATGAAAAGAAAAAAGAGTATTTAAAGGGAGAGCCAGCAGAACCTGCAAGAATGATCGTTATAGACCCAAGAAAAACAGCCAGCGTAAAAGTTGCAGAGATTGCTGCACCTTATAGAGTTCTTCATTTAAGACCAAATCTTGGAACAGACTACGTACTTGCAAATGCTATAGCAAGAGCCGTATGGGAAAAAGGATGGTGGGATAAAGAGTTCGTAGAGAAGAGGACAGATTTAAATACTTTTGAAGAATATAAGAAGAAATCGTTAATGCTTGACGTTCCTTATGAAGAGTTTATGAGTAGAGTAGAAAAACTAACAGGGGTAAAGAAAGAAGATATAGAAAAGGCGGCTGAATGGATAGCAAGTCCAAAATCAGGAAACTTTAGAAGGAGAACGCTTACCATATACGAAAAAGGTGTAATATGGGGCTATAAAAACTATGATACGATTGCAGCCATAGCCCAACTTGCTGCGCTTACTGGGAACTACGGAAAACCAGGTACAGGATGCGGAAGACAGGGAGGACACCAAGAGGGCTATGTCAGACCTCACAGCAAATCCAGAGCGAAACTTGTTGGTTCTGTATATGCTGGCGGACCGCCTCCAAACATCGATGAGTATGTAAAAAATGACCCAAAAGCAAAGGTCTATTATATATCTGGAACAGACCCATACCTATCTACACCAAACGCACAAGCTTACAAGAAAAGAGTCCGTGAGAGAACCATGGCACTTACTAAGTATCTATCAGAGCAGGCAAGCTTATCTGGAGAACCAGCTGGCTCAGAAGAGAGAGCTAGAAGAATATTAGAAGGTCTTGAAAAAACAAATGGTTTATTTATGGTAGTTATTGATATGTATAAAACTGAAACATCAAGGGATGCACATGTAATACTTCCTGCTGCGGGTTGGGGAGAAAAACCTACTACCTATATAAACTGTAACAGTAGACTGCTCAGAATTGCGGAACAATTTATGGCACCTCCAGGAGATGCAAAACCAGACTGGTGGATATGGGGAAGAATTGCTATAAGAATGAAGGAATTATATGAGGCTGAAGGAAACCATGAGGAAGCTAAATACTGTGCTGGAATGGATTGGAAAACCGCTGAAGAAGTTTTCTTAGATGGAGCAAATGAATTCCCAGACAATAGGGTTTCAGAGGCAGATGAAGCAACTCTACCAGCAGAATGCTACAGAGGTGTTACATATGAATATCTCAGAAAAGTAGGTCAGAAAGGTATACAAACTCCTGTTCGCATAGACCCTAAAACCGGAGAGCTTGTCGGCACAAAAAGAAGATACGTACACAGATTTGGAACTCCGGATGGTAAGTTTAAATGGTATGGAACTGACCCATGGGAGCCAGACCCATTAAAATTCTATCCACCAGAAATCACCAAGTACCTCCAAGGAGGAAACGATAGTAAATACCCATTCTGGCTTACTACGGGAAGAAACCAATTAATCTTCCAAACAGGCTACAATGACAGATACCTTCCAGAAAAGGTTGCAACTATTCCTTTACCATACATAGAAATGAACCCAGAAGATGCAAGAAGACTTGGAATTAATAGCGGAGATATAGTTGAGCTTTATAACTTAGAAGGTAATGCAGTGGCGTTGGTACATGTAAACGATGCTCCTCCTCCTGGAACTGTATTTAGTATAATGTACCACTGGAAAGGTTCTTTCAATCACCTTACCACCAGCTATACCGACCCAAAAACCACTATTCCTTGGTATAAGGCTTCAAGGGTTGCGATAAGAAAGCTTAAAGGAAATCTTGAAGATATCCTAAAGAATACATCCTTGTTGCCAACAAATGATTTTAGAAGCTAAGGCTGTAGGGGGCATATGCCCCCCTTAATAAATAAAAATTTTAGGAGGTTAAACATGAAAAAAGTAGCAAGTGCAGCAATTTTAGGTGCAGTCATTTTATCCCCAGCGTATGCTGTGGAGATCACAAGTCTTAAAGACAAGGATGTTGGTATTGATTTCGGCATTCAGTACCGTGTAATGTACAACAACTCTAATATCCAGTCTAATAACCAATATGATTTCTTTAGACAAAGATTAAGACTTAACTTTGATGTAAAAACCCAAGCAGGCGTTGGGGGCTTCTTCCAGCTTGAATACAGAGGCGGTTGGGGTGGTGCATCACCAGATAAAAGCGACCCAAGGGACGCTTATGCAGTAAACGCATTTAATAGACTTCAGGCAAGAGGCGTAAGATATGGTTATCTTTACTTCCCAGCTGGACCTGGCACCGTGCTGGCTGGTATCCTCCCTGCCAACGACCAAGTAGACCAAATGCTCTTTTCTGCAGACTGGGACCTTAACATTGGTGGAATAGCATACGCAGGAAAGGTAGGAGATATTGACTACAGGCTTGCTTATGTAAGACTTGTAGAAGGAGCATTTTACAGAAACACTGCGGTAAAGGATAAAGACCAGCACTTCTTAGTTTTAGACTTAAACTCTAAGCTTGGCGGGCTTAACGCCGGCATCCACTATTATGGAACTTATGGAAAGATATGTCAGAAAGGAAACAGCTGCAACGCAAGCGATTTCTATACTCTAAACCAAACATGGATTGGCCCTACTTTAACCTATAAGCTCGACCAAGTAAACCTTCATGCTGCAGTTCTTGCAAATAGCGGTAAGAAAGCAAACACCAGCAACAGTGGATGGCTTGCAAGGCTGGAAGGTTCTACAAAACTTGGACCTGCAACTTTAAGTCTTCTTGGTGTGTATTCTACTGGAAAAGATAACGGAAATGGTTTTAAAACGGTACACAGTCTTTTGAAAACAGGCGGATACTGGGCATACACTTACATCTTTACCCCTCACGGACCATCTGACGTGAATGACTTTGGCCTCGAGCCAGGTAATAAAGGTTATGGTCTTACAACAGTTCAGGCAAAGGTTGACTTTCCTATCACAGAAGGTTTATCAGTGCAAGGTGTTGTAGGAACGTTTAGGTCTAACAAAGATATGGGAGGAAATGGCAAAAGCCTTGGTACAGAAGCTGGAGTTACTCTCGCAGCCAGTGTAGGAAAACATATGACTTTAGAATTTGGCGGTGCAGTAGCATCTCTTGGCAACGCTGGAAGAGCTATGTACAATCAACCAGATTCAAATACGGTGGTTACAAAGAAATCAGTTAATGAAATATTCTCAAGACTTCAACTTGAGTTTTAGCCTCCTGCTGCTGTTATCCTACTACAGCTTGCCCGCATAGCTGCGGGCTTTTTATTTTATTATATTTTGAGTCAGAAGAATATACCTTAAGTGAGAAGTTGACAGTTTTTATAAAATTTAAAAAATGAGATCCTTCGGCCTTACGGCCTCAGGATGACAGAGAAAGTGAAAGCATCTTAACAATTACCTTATTTGTCATTCTGAGCGAAGCGAAGAATCTCATGTTTTTGTCGAATTTCTCACCCGAGGTATAATATTGCTTTAAATATTTTTTTAAAAATATATATGGAGGATATAATCAAGATGAAAAAAATTGCAATTCTTTTATTCGGTACAACTTTCTTGTTTGGTTGTGGGACAGTAAAGAATGTGCTTGGAAGCTTTGAAACCAATAAACCAAGTTTAAAAACAGAGTCAGAAAGCTCCATTAAAGTAAAGGAACTTCGTATAAAAGTTATAGAAGGCGTAGCAAGTTGCCGGGAGCTTTTAGATGATACGGTCGCAAGACCACAGGCTTGTGGAAAGTGTGAGCTTATTCAGGAAGGACAAACACTGAAAGTTATAGAAACAGAAGGTTGTGTCAAATATAATGCCTTTGGTTGTGTTACAAAAGACGGAAAAGTTTTTGTAATAAATAATTTATCATGCGAGCCTGTGGCTGAGGGGATAAACATTAAGAAAGAAACATCTGATGAAAGAGACCTCAAAGCTTCAACTTGCATTGTAAGAGTTGTTGGTGAGGATTGCATAGCTTACATAAGAGCCAAGAAGAAAACCAAAATACTATATACAAGAGACTACGGCGGAGAATTTGATGTTACAGTCCAGATGGATCCAGAAACAGCAAACGAAGTAAAAACCATGGGCTGTGTAAAATGGGTAAATAAATAAGAAATCCACCGTCCTCGGCTTTACAGCCTCTGGATAGAAAAAAAATTAATAATTAAGCGTCTGAAAGATGTAAACGTCTCATATTATCACAAAAAGTCTCTTTGCAATGATAAAATATTAATCAAACTAACTTTAAGAGGTGCAGGCGTTGTTTAAATCTTTCTTTGAAAAAGTCAAAAAAGGTCTTGAAAAAACAAAAAAACAATTAGCTGAAGGCTTTAGCAAGATTTCCTTTGGAAGAAAGATAGATGAGTCATTGTTTGAAGATATAGAAGCTGTTTTGCTTAAGGCAGACGTTGGAGTAAAAGCTACTCAGGAGATAATACAATTTTTAAGAGAGGAGAGCAAAAAAAGAAAAATCACAGAAGGTGAGCAGTTAAAAGAGTTATTAAAAGAGAAAATATACGATATTTTAAAGGATTGTGAAGGAAGGCTGACATTTTTAGGTGAAAAGCCGGATGTTTTATTATTTCTTGGAATTAACGGAAGTGGAAAAACTACAACCGTTGGAAAGTTAGCTTATATGCTAAAACAAGACGGCAAATCGGTAGTCCTTGCTGCGGCAGATACGTTTAGAGCTGCGGCAATAGACCAGCTTGAAGTATGGGCTAACAGAGTAGGAGTTAGAATTGTAAAACATCAACCAGGAGCAGACCCATCTGCGGTTGTTTTTGATGCTATAAACAGTGCTAAAGCTAAAGGCGATAATGTTGTTATTGTTGATACAGCCGGAAGGCTTCATACAAAAGAACATCTGATGAAAGAACTACAAAAAATTAAAAAAACGATTGCTAAATTTTCTGAAAATCAACCGGTAGAAACCTTATTAGTCTTGGATGGAACGATAGGTCAAAACTCAATAAATCAAGCAAAAACATTTAAAGAAGTAACGAATGTAACCGGTATTATTATCACAAAGCTTGATGGAACGTCAAAAGGCGGAGCAATCATTCCTATCTGTAAGGATTTAAAAATACCAATCAAATTTATCGGCGTTGGCGAAGGAATAGATGATTTACAACCATTTGACGCAAAAGAGTTTGTAGATGCACTGTTTGAGTAAATAGCCATGCTAAACCTACCAGAAATCAAAACAAAGATTGTATGCACCATTGGACCGACATCTTCTGATGAAGAGACCATTAAAAAAATGATTCAAAACGGCATGAATATTGCCAGAATTAACTTTTCTCACGGCTCTTTTGAATCTCATCAAAAAGTCATAAATCTTCTTAGACAAACAGCAAAATCTTTAAATAAAAGAATAGTTATCTTAGGAGACCTGCCCGGACCAAAAATCAGAATTGGAGACTTGCAGCCTCTTGATGTAAAAGTTGGTGATAGGTTAATCCTTTCAGATAAGCCACAGGAAGGAGTCATTTCTGTTAACTTAAAAGATTTTTCTAAGTACTTAAAAGTTGGGGATGTTATTTATATAAACGATGGATTTTTACAGTTTAAGGTTGAAGATATAAAAGATGATAAAGTTTATGTTGTAAGTTTAACAAATGGGAAGCTTACTTCTCGTAAAGGTATAAACCTGCCGAACGTAGATTTACCATTAAAAGCCATCGGAGAATTTGAGAAAAAATGCATTGAGTTTTCAAAAGAAGTTGAGATTGATGCTTTATGTGTATCCTTTGTTAGAGATAGGCAGGATATTGTAGATGCAAGAGAGTATGCAAAAAGTATAGATTACCATCCTTTTTTGATCGCAAAGATAGAAAGACCAAAGGCAGTAGAAAATATAGATGAGATTATACAAGAAGCTGATGGGATAATGGTTGCAAGAGGAGATCTTGGCATAGAAACGCCGATAGAGTGTATAGCAATTACACAAAAAAGAATCATTAAAAAAGCAAATTTAGCCGGAAAACCGGTAATTACTGCAACACAAATGCTTGAATCTATGATTGAAAGCGTTAGACCAACACGAGCGGAAGCAACGGATGTAGCAAATGCAATATTAGACGGAACAGACTGTCTCATGCTATCGGCAGAAACCGCCGTTGGCAAATATCCAGATATAGCAGTTTTAACATTAAAAAATATTGCAAAATGCATAGAAAAAGAAAGATATGAAAGTCCAATGTATGAAGTGCTTTTGAAAGACCTTTCAAAATCAAACTCACTCCAAGATACTATGGCACTAAATGCCTTTAACTTAGTGAAAAACCTGAATCCTGACTTTGTTATAATTCCAACATCAAGCGGAGCCACAGCCAGAAGAATGAGCAGGTTCAAACTTCCTGTATGGATAATTGCTGTTTGTTTTAATAAAAATGTAGAAAAAAGCTTAGAATTTTCATATGGTGTTTATCCAGTATACGAAGAACAAATGCCAAAAAATTGGAAAGAGTATATTAAAAATCTAACATCATTAAAAAATGGCTATTTTGTATTAATCAAAGGTCCTTCTGAGAAAAATCCGGATGAAAGTAATACGTTGGAAGTGATAAGGGTTTAATGGAAGATACTTAAGTATATAAGTCCCAATCTTTCTAACCCACACTGTTAAGATGCGACTTTAACGTGAGAAGTGAAACGTGGAATGTGAAACGTAGAAAAAATTTAAAAACCCGTCTCACATCTCACGTCTCACGTTTCAACTCTTACATAACCCACACGGTTCAGATGTAACTGACTGAGTGCAAGTCTTCTATTAAATCTCTACAGCCTTTATAACCCACACGGTTCAGATGTAACTAATAAATATTCTCACGCCTAACGCAAAATTAAAACACTTTCTAACCCACACGGTTCAGATGTAACGGAAAGGTGGCATAAAATCGAATATAGGTTATATTGCTTTATAACCCACACGGTTCAGATGGAACAAAGATGTATAGCTTTGACATTGTACTAACAAGAGACTTTATAACCCACACGGTTCAGATGGAACAATTGTACTATATATCTTGAAAAGTCGTGTATTAAGCTTTATAACCCACACGGTTCAGATGGAACCATGGCCAAAATAGAGACAGGGATTATAGCAGACTCCGCTTTATAACCCACACGGTTCAGATGGAACGGGTATTTTC contains the following coding sequences:
- a CDS encoding arsenate reductase (azurin) small subunit, coding for MFMTKISRRTFIGGSAAMVALLSTPEWALALITQPYPRVKIANIKDLKVGEPVSFNYPDEQSPAILIKLGERAVGGVGPEGDIVAYSSLCTHKGCPVSYSKKRFVCACHYSMFDPAKNGQTFQGHASEWLPQIILRFEPRTGNIYAEGVEGLIWGRIRNILKSSKIGKL
- the ftsY gene encoding signal recognition particle-docking protein FtsY; translated protein: MQALFKSFFEKVKKGLEKTKKQLAEGFSKISFGRKIDESLFEDIEAVLLKADVGVKATQEIIQFLREESKKRKITEGEQLKELLKEKIYDILKDCEGRLTFLGEKPDVLLFLGINGSGKTTTVGKLAYMLKQDGKSVVLAAADTFRAAAIDQLEVWANRVGVRIVKHQPGADPSAVVFDAINSAKAKGDNVVIVDTAGRLHTKEHLMKELQKIKKTIAKFSENQPVETLLVLDGTIGQNSINQAKTFKEVTNVTGIIITKLDGTSKGGAIIPICKDLKIPIKFIGVGEGIDDLQPFDAKEFVDALFE
- a CDS encoding arsenate reductase (azurin) large subunit, giving the protein MAVFERKDSIPIPPKDAQKFTSPCQYCNVGCGYNIYRWPVGKEGGLKPNENALGIDFTKQGVALQSQAITETMYSVVKGEDGNLYNVLIIPAEDSPINRGNYSIRGGANAEATYSPTKPTRERVHQPLIRVGDELMPVSWEEAIDLVARVTKGVKDKYGPDSVAMKIHDHGGSGAGFEENWAVGKFFFIAVGTKMLSIHNRPAYNSEVWGQRERGTHELNYTYEDARLADTIVLWGANSFETASVFYTEHMLPNLQGATIDEKKKEYLKGEPAEPARMIVIDPRKTASVKVAEIAAPYRVLHLRPNLGTDYVLANAIARAVWEKGWWDKEFVEKRTDLNTFEEYKKKSLMLDVPYEEFMSRVEKLTGVKKEDIEKAAEWIASPKSGNFRRRTLTIYEKGVIWGYKNYDTIAAIAQLAALTGNYGKPGTGCGRQGGHQEGYVRPHSKSRAKLVGSVYAGGPPPNIDEYVKNDPKAKVYYISGTDPYLSTPNAQAYKKRVRERTMALTKYLSEQASLSGEPAGSEERARRILEGLEKTNGLFMVVIDMYKTETSRDAHVILPAAGWGEKPTTYINCNSRLLRIAEQFMAPPGDAKPDWWIWGRIAIRMKELYEAEGNHEEAKYCAGMDWKTAEEVFLDGANEFPDNRVSEADEATLPAECYRGVTYEYLRKVGQKGIQTPVRIDPKTGELVGTKRRYVHRFGTPDGKFKWYGTDPWEPDPLKFYPPEITKYLQGGNDSKYPFWLTTGRNQLIFQTGYNDRYLPEKVATIPLPYIEMNPEDARRLGINSGDIVELYNLEGNAVALVHVNDAPPPGTVFSIMYHWKGSFNHLTTSYTDPKTTIPWYKASRVAIRKLKGNLEDILKNTSLLPTNDFRS
- the pyk gene encoding pyruvate kinase, coding for MLNLPEIKTKIVCTIGPTSSDEETIKKMIQNGMNIARINFSHGSFESHQKVINLLRQTAKSLNKRIVILGDLPGPKIRIGDLQPLDVKVGDRLILSDKPQEGVISVNLKDFSKYLKVGDVIYINDGFLQFKVEDIKDDKVYVVSLTNGKLTSRKGINLPNVDLPLKAIGEFEKKCIEFSKEVEIDALCVSFVRDRQDIVDAREYAKSIDYHPFLIAKIERPKAVENIDEIIQEADGIMVARGDLGIETPIECIAITQKRIIKKANLAGKPVITATQMLESMIESVRPTRAEATDVANAILDGTDCLMLSAETAVGKYPDIAVLTLKNIAKCIEKERYESPMYEVLLKDLSKSNSLQDTMALNAFNLVKNLNPDFVIIPTSSGATARRMSRFKLPVWIIAVCFNKNVEKSLEFSYGVYPVYEEQMPKNWKEYIKNLTSLKNGYFVLIKGPSEKNPDESNTLEVIRV